From a single Silene latifolia isolate original U9 population chromosome 6, ASM4854445v1, whole genome shotgun sequence genomic region:
- the LOC141586256 gene encoding NAC domain-containing protein 30-like, with translation MDHMDESCVPPGFRFHPTEEELVGYYLKRKINSLNFDLDVIVDLDLYRMEPWHFQEKCKQGYTEENEWYFFSHKDRKYPTGSRTNRATAAGFWKATGRDKAVLSKNLIIGMRKTLVYYKGRAPNGRKSDWIMHEYRLQTTDHSLPQEEGWVVCRAFKKPSPSHKQRFESWNHHYNNYFVRNNSTNNHMICSTSQPDLASPSEVTDSTNYFHPQHLGQQFRNFEQEFTSNRVNLIDSHLMDLPRLDDSPSLSTSIAAEQAFDLQIGVLSNEDHDYDQLSSFLGSFPNL, from the exons ATGGATCATATGGACGAGTCATGTGTACCACCCGGGTTCAGGTTTCATCCCACAGAAGAAGAGCTAGTAGGTTACTACCTTAAGAGAAAGATCAACTCCCTCAACTTTGACCTTGATGTTATTGTTGACCTTGATCTCTACCGTATGGAACCATGGCACTTCCAAG AAAAATGTAAGCAGGGATATACAGAGGAAAATGAATGGTACTTCTTCAGTCACAAAGACAGGAAATACCCAACAGGAAGTCGGACTAACCGAGCTACTGCAGCCGGATTTTGGAAGGCTACTGGCAGAGACAAAGCTGTGTTATCCAAGAACTTGATAATTGGGATGAGGAAGACTCTTGTCTATTACAAAGGCCGAGCTCCTAACGGCCGGAAATCCGATTGGATCATGCATGAATACCGTCTTCAAACTACTGATCATTCGCTTCCTCAG GAAGAAGGTTGGGTGGTATGCAGAGCATTCAAGAAACCAAGTCCGAGTCACAAGCAAAGATTCGAGTCATGGAATCACCATTATAACAACTATTTCGTAAGAAATAACAGCACCAATAATCACATGATCTGTTCAACATCACAACCAGACTTAGCAAGTCCTTCAGAAGTTACTGATTCTACAAATTACTTCCATCCTCAACATCTTGGGCAACAGTTCCGCAATTTCGAGCAGGAGTTCACGTCTAACCGGGTTAATCTCATCGACAGTCACCTAATGGATCTTCCTCGGTTAGACGATAGTCCTTCTCTTTCGACAAGTATTGCCGCAGAACAGGCATTCGATCTACAGATTGGTGTATTGAGTAATGAGGACCATGATTATGATCAGCTTAGTAGCTTCCTTGGGTCTTTTCCCAACTTATAA